A section of the Enterococcus montenegrensis genome encodes:
- a CDS encoding 16S rRNA (uracil(1498)-N(3))-methyltransferase: MQRYFISAPYQSGEIRLAGEAFHHMIRVMRMKPAEKVYLVYEDQIAIIAQITAVEENAVVLREVAKEMQNKELPLLVTIASGYPKGDKLEWIVQKGTELGAYEFIGFPAQSSVVKWDEKKLAKKKQRLTKIAQEAAEQSQRQLTPNVELLANEGQLWDKLAEYDGIVVAYEESAKEGEKAQLVQILQELPAGSRLLAIFGPEGGITPSEIEKMRAAGGKLCGLGPRILRTETAPLYLLSAISYQWELL, encoded by the coding sequence ATGCAACGCTACTTTATTTCCGCGCCATATCAAAGCGGTGAAATCCGGTTAGCAGGGGAAGCTTTTCATCATATGATTCGTGTCATGCGGATGAAGCCAGCAGAAAAAGTATATCTGGTTTATGAAGATCAGATTGCTATTATTGCCCAAATCACCGCCGTCGAAGAAAATGCGGTCGTTTTAAGGGAAGTCGCCAAAGAAATGCAAAATAAAGAGTTACCTCTTTTGGTTACGATTGCCAGTGGTTATCCAAAAGGCGATAAGTTGGAATGGATTGTCCAAAAAGGAACTGAACTGGGTGCCTATGAATTTATTGGCTTTCCTGCTCAAAGTTCGGTTGTAAAATGGGATGAAAAAAAATTAGCAAAGAAAAAACAACGTTTAACAAAAATTGCCCAAGAAGCAGCTGAGCAATCACAACGGCAATTAACGCCAAATGTAGAACTTTTAGCTAATGAAGGGCAATTGTGGGACAAATTAGCAGAATACGACGGAATTGTCGTAGCTTATGAAGAGTCTGCTAAAGAAGGGGAAAAGGCCCAATTGGTTCAAATTTTGCAAGAATTGCCAGCTGGCAGCCGCCTACTCGCAATTTTTGGCCCAGAAGGTGGGATTACACCTAGTGAAATAGAAAAAATGCGTGCAGCTGGTGGTAAATTATGCGGTCTAGGTCCACGGATTTTACGAACAGAAACAGCCCCCTTATACTTACTAAGTGCGATTAGTTATCA
- the prmA gene encoding 50S ribosomal protein L11 methyltransferase, translated as MKWNEIKVETASEAVEAVANILMEAGASGVAIEDSLDAEYFQSDAFGELLDKENFTKLDKGAATVQAYFPETTFLPEILPFIKDQINKLPEFGLAIGANIVTTSEVSEQDWATAWKKYYHPVRVTRFLTIVPQWEEYTTLMPEEKIITLDPGMAFGTGTHPTTNLTLQALEMTLRGGETLLDVGTGSGVLSIASKFLGANDVHAFDLDEVAVRAAQENMDLNPVAKDVQVSANDLLNGVEIQADVIVANILADIIIKMIPDANRLLKSDGTLIVSGIIEDKKDEVLEVLFTYGFYVAQILQQKDWFAIILKKEEV; from the coding sequence ATGAAATGGAATGAAATTAAAGTGGAAACAGCTAGTGAAGCGGTGGAAGCTGTAGCGAATATTTTAATGGAGGCTGGCGCTAGCGGAGTTGCGATTGAAGATAGTTTGGATGCAGAATATTTTCAATCTGACGCTTTTGGTGAATTGTTAGACAAAGAAAACTTTACTAAGTTAGATAAAGGAGCAGCGACAGTTCAAGCTTATTTTCCCGAAACGACATTTTTACCAGAAATATTGCCTTTTATCAAAGACCAGATTAATAAATTACCGGAATTTGGTTTAGCTATTGGGGCAAATATTGTTACGACGAGTGAAGTTTCTGAGCAGGATTGGGCAACAGCTTGGAAAAAATATTATCATCCAGTGCGGGTCACACGTTTTCTAACCATCGTGCCCCAATGGGAAGAATATACAACTTTAATGCCAGAAGAAAAAATTATAACATTAGATCCAGGCATGGCTTTTGGGACAGGGACACACCCAACGACTAATTTAACTTTGCAAGCATTGGAAATGACGTTGCGCGGTGGTGAAACGCTGCTGGATGTGGGGACAGGTTCTGGTGTATTGAGTATAGCCAGCAAGTTTTTGGGCGCAAATGACGTTCATGCTTTTGATTTAGATGAAGTAGCAGTACGCGCGGCTCAAGAAAATATGGACTTAAACCCAGTTGCAAAAGATGTTCAAGTAAGTGCCAATGATTTATTAAATGGCGTAGAAATTCAAGCTGATGTTATCGTTGCCAATATTTTAGCCGATATTATCATCAAAATGATTCCAGATGCCAACCGTTTATTAAAATCCGATGGAACATTGATTGTCTCTGGCATTATTGAAGATAAAAAAGATGAGGTGCTGGAAGTCTTATTCACTTATGGCTTTTATGTAGCGCAAATTTTGCAGCAAAAAGATTGGTTTGCGATTATTTTGAAAAAAGAGGAAGTTTAA
- a CDS encoding DUF3013 family protein — MKTNILTYLDEALTKKIPDYDVALDWDKKNHTIEIVLRLFAENKAKLTIDDAAGVESEEEIIEFEDGILLFNPQKSKFEETDYLAVLPYEGKKGMPKAMLDGLVDYLQLVLDEGQSDLLDFLADETAEVFALTFDHDVLFSIMNSYKKDGDSYISYPAY; from the coding sequence ATGAAAACCAATATTTTAACTTATTTAGATGAAGCACTAACCAAAAAAATTCCCGATTATGATGTTGCACTAGATTGGGATAAGAAAAATCATACCATTGAGATTGTCCTGCGACTTTTTGCTGAAAATAAGGCAAAACTAACAATTGATGATGCAGCTGGAGTGGAATCAGAAGAAGAAATTATTGAATTTGAGGATGGTATTTTATTATTTAATCCACAAAAATCAAAATTTGAGGAAACAGACTATTTAGCTGTCTTGCCCTATGAAGGAAAAAAGGGAATGCCAAAAGCGATGTTAGATGGTTTAGTAGATTATTTACAATTAGTTTTAGACGAGGGGCAAAGTGATTTGCTGGATTTTTTGGCGGATGAAACAGCAGAAGTTTTTGCACTAACTTTTGATCATGACGTCTTATTTTCTATCATGAACAGCTATAAAAAAGATGGGGATAGTTATATTTCCTATCCTGCTTATTAA
- a CDS encoding DNA-3-methyladenine glycosylase: MSTLNEAQEIFNTKTTPEIAEYLIGMYVENVTPKGTTGGYIVDCEAYLGPEDEAAHSYGMRKTPRVRAMYEKAGSIYLYTMHTHLILNMVTQKSGIPQGVMIRGIEPAAGISLMQANRGGKYGPEISNGPGKLVAALGISKDLYGDSIFSSPLHLVPSKKREPKEILRLPRIGIPNKGKWTQMPLRYALAGNPYISQQKKAKITEDWGWK, encoded by the coding sequence ATGAGTACATTAAATGAAGCACAAGAAATTTTTAATACAAAAACGACACCGGAAATTGCTGAGTATTTGATTGGGATGTATGTAGAAAATGTGACGCCAAAAGGAACTACTGGTGGTTATATCGTCGACTGTGAAGCTTACCTAGGTCCGGAAGATGAAGCTGCCCATAGTTATGGCATGCGCAAAACACCACGAGTTCGTGCGATGTATGAAAAAGCGGGCTCGATTTATTTGTATACCATGCATACCCATTTAATTTTGAATATGGTCACTCAAAAGTCCGGTATTCCTCAAGGGGTCATGATCAGAGGGATTGAACCGGCTGCGGGCATTTCATTAATGCAAGCAAATCGTGGTGGCAAATACGGCCCAGAAATTAGTAATGGTCCAGGAAAATTAGTGGCTGCTTTAGGGATTAGCAAAGATTTATATGGCGATTCGATTTTTTCGAGTCCGTTGCATCTTGTGCCGAGTAAAAAGCGAGAACCCAAAGAAATTTTACGCTTGCCACGTATCGGCATTCCCAATAAAGGAAAGTGGACGCAGATGCCATTGCGTTATGCACTTGCCGGCAATCCTTATATTTCACAACAAAAGAAAGCTAAAATTACAGAAGATTGGGGCTGGAAATAG
- a CDS encoding replication-associated recombination protein A — translation MQKPLAFRMRPRNLDEVVGQQQLVGPGKIIRRMVEAKMLSSMILYGPPGTGKTSIASAIAGSTKYAFRMLNAATDTKKDLQVVAEEAKMSGTVILLLDEVHRLDKTKQDFLLPHLESGSIIMIGATTENPYITINPAIRSRCQIFEVKPLSEADILQAVDLALSDSKRGLGDFPVKIDEDARLHLSRATNGDLRSALNGLELAVRSTPEKDGVIHLTLSIIEECIQRKALTHDKDGDAHYDVISAFQKSIRGSDVDAALHYLGRLVEAGDLAIICRRLMVIGYEDIGLANPAAAARTVNAVLAAERLGLPEARIPLADCVVDLCLSPKSNSAYAALDAAITDIRTGATGDVPDHLRDSHYKGAKDLERGVGYQYPHNFEDFWVNQQYLPDKIKDAHYYHPKASGKYEQALGQQYYRIKDWQHKRRQTKKLSDS, via the coding sequence ATGCAAAAGCCACTTGCTTTTCGCATGCGTCCCCGTAATTTAGATGAAGTGGTCGGCCAACAACAATTGGTAGGCCCAGGCAAAATTATCCGACGTATGGTGGAAGCCAAAATGTTATCTTCTATGATTTTATATGGACCACCTGGAACTGGTAAAACCAGTATTGCCTCAGCAATTGCTGGTTCGACCAAATACGCTTTTCGGATGCTAAATGCGGCAACAGATACCAAAAAAGATTTACAAGTTGTCGCCGAAGAAGCCAAGATGAGTGGGACAGTCATTTTATTATTAGATGAGGTCCATCGCCTAGATAAAACCAAGCAGGACTTTCTTTTACCTCATTTAGAAAGCGGCAGTATTATTATGATTGGTGCTACAACTGAAAATCCCTATATTACAATTAATCCAGCGATTCGCAGTCGATGCCAAATTTTTGAAGTCAAACCCCTTTCAGAAGCTGATATTTTGCAAGCTGTTGATCTCGCGTTAAGTGATTCTAAACGAGGCTTAGGAGATTTTCCTGTTAAAATTGATGAAGACGCACGCCTTCATTTATCCCGCGCTACCAATGGTGACCTGCGCAGCGCCTTAAACGGACTGGAACTAGCCGTTCGCTCTACGCCAGAAAAAGACGGAGTAATTCATTTAACCCTTAGTATCATTGAAGAATGTATCCAAAGAAAAGCCCTTACCCACGATAAAGACGGCGATGCCCATTACGATGTTATTTCAGCCTTTCAAAAATCAATTCGCGGTAGCGACGTGGACGCCGCACTGCATTATTTAGGACGGCTAGTTGAAGCCGGGGATTTAGCGATTATTTGTCGCCGCTTAATGGTTATTGGCTACGAAGATATTGGCTTAGCAAATCCCGCCGCTGCGGCACGAACTGTCAATGCGGTTTTAGCGGCTGAACGTCTTGGTCTGCCAGAAGCACGAATTCCACTAGCAGATTGTGTCGTTGATTTATGTTTATCGCCTAAATCAAATTCTGCTTATGCCGCTCTTGATGCTGCCATTACTGATATTAGAACAGGAGCTACAGGGGATGTTCCCGATCACTTACGGGACAGTCACTACAAAGGGGCAAAAGATTTAGAGCGGGGAGTGGGTTATCAATATCCCCACAACTTCGAAGATTTTTGGGTTAATCAACAGTATCTCCCCGATAAAATCAAAGACGCGCATTATTATCACCCTAAAGCATCGGGAAAATATGAACAAGCATTAGGCCAACAATATTATCGTATCAAAGATTGGCAGCATAAAAGGCGACAAACCAAAAAGCTGTCAGATAGTTAA
- a CDS encoding universal stress protein, whose amino-acid sequence MLQQYKTIMVAVDGSSEAELAFRKAVNVAKRNEAKLLIAHVIDTRAFQTVSSFDGMLAEQATEMAKQTLADYTDYAKKQECHDINTVIEYGAPKPIIAKQLPQEHNVDLIMLGATGLNAVERLFIGSVSEYVIRNAPCDVLVVRTDLNNKVVKEEKE is encoded by the coding sequence ATGTTACAACAATATAAAACAATTATGGTGGCAGTCGATGGTTCTAGTGAAGCTGAACTTGCCTTCAGAAAAGCTGTCAATGTAGCAAAGCGAAACGAGGCAAAACTATTAATTGCCCACGTTATTGATACAAGAGCTTTTCAAACAGTTTCCTCTTTTGATGGTATGTTAGCTGAACAGGCCACAGAAATGGCCAAACAAACATTAGCAGATTATACCGATTATGCAAAAAAACAAGAATGCCATGATATTAATACCGTTATTGAATATGGTGCACCAAAACCTATCATTGCAAAACAATTACCACAAGAACACAACGTAGATCTAATTATGCTAGGGGCTACCGGGTTAAATGCAGTAGAGCGTCTCTTTATCGGTTCTGTTTCTGAATATGTTATCCGTAACGCACCTTGTGATGTTTTAGTTGTCCGAACTGACTTAAATAACAAAGTTGTCAAAGAAGAAAAAGAATAA